The following proteins come from a genomic window of Candidatus Caccoplasma merdavium:
- a CDS encoding UDP-2,3-diacylglucosamine diphosphatase, translating into MPSPMRTNVYFLSDLHLGTRTLTHDQQLEQERRVVRWLDTIKHDAATVYLLGDILDYWYEYKYVVPRGFTRFFGKIAELTDSGVEVHWFIGNHDIWIFDYLPAELGVIVHKSPCLVSLGRYTAYLAHGDGLGRTPFSFRLIRAIFHSRFCQILYSAIHPRWTVAFAHRWSSHSRKHGDDLPYQGEDDEFLVRYAKEYSRENPSPHIDFFIFGHRHIMLDLMLARDCRVVILGDWIHHFSYARFDGEQLFLEQYIEGETC; encoded by the coding sequence ATGCCCAGCCCCATGAGAACGAACGTCTATTTTCTCTCCGACCTGCATTTGGGAACACGCACGCTCACGCACGACCAGCAGTTGGAGCAGGAACGGCGTGTCGTGCGCTGGCTCGACACCATCAAGCACGATGCCGCGACCGTCTACCTCTTGGGCGACATTCTCGACTACTGGTATGAATACAAGTATGTCGTGCCTCGCGGATTTACCCGTTTCTTCGGCAAAATCGCCGAGCTCACCGACAGCGGGGTCGAGGTGCATTGGTTCATCGGAAACCACGATATTTGGATTTTCGATTATCTCCCCGCCGAGTTGGGGGTCATTGTGCACAAGTCGCCCTGCCTGGTGTCGCTGGGGCGTTACACGGCCTATTTGGCCCACGGCGACGGATTGGGGCGCACGCCGTTTTCCTTCCGCCTGATACGGGCCATTTTTCACAGCCGTTTCTGCCAGATACTCTATTCGGCCATTCACCCGCGTTGGACGGTTGCCTTCGCCCACCGATGGTCGTCGCACAGCCGCAAACATGGCGATGACCTGCCTTATCAGGGAGAAGACGATGAGTTCCTGGTGCGGTATGCCAAGGAGTACAGTCGCGAAAATCCTTCGCCGCATATCGACTTCTTTATCTTCGGGCATCGCCACATCATGCTCGACTTGATGCTCGCCCGCGACTGTCGGGTCGTGATACTCGGCGATTGGATTCACCATTTTTCTTATGCCCGTTTCGACGGCGAACAACTGTTTCTCGAACAATACATCGAAGGGGAGACCTGTTGA
- the bamA gene encoding outer membrane protein assembly factor BamA, producing the protein MPTHSCQISFGKVGLLVVLLFFLFLPTPAVAQLAETGAPVDTIYNPAIDYGALPRKYEIADITVSGATDNYEDFVIIGYSGLSVGDVIEIPGEAITNAVQRFWKQGLFSDIAISITKVAGNKVWLNIALQQRPRISQVNYIGIKKSEREELEQRLGLIKGNQITPNLIDRAKLLIKRYYDDKGFKNAEVTIYQKDDLSHENQVIVDIDIDKKEKIKVHKIYFTGNTVLSDRKLHRTMKKTSQRKYLPTLFRPKKFVPERYAEDLELIIGKYNELGYRDAVILSDSVVPYDEKTVDIYIDLEEGDQYFIRNINWVGNTVYTTDQLNRVLRLEPGDVYNQKLLKERTETDEDAISTIYMDNGYLFFQITPIENNVVNDSIDLELSILEGPQATINKVTITGNDRLYEHVVRRELRTLPGELFNRSELMRSMREIMQSGHFNPETMDVKPEPNYENGTVDLTYVLESKANDQVELSAGWGQTGIIGRLSLKFTNFSIKNLLNPKTYKGIIPQGDGQTLTLSVQTNARYYQSYSMSFFEPWFGGKRPNSFSFSVYYSKSTALSTSFYNDNYYSYYDYLYGYNSSASDYTYAIDPDKYIKLFGVSVGLGQRLTWPDDYFTFSADLSYQLYKLKNWEYLFRMQNGTSHSITLGLTLARNSIDNPYYTTRGSQFSFSVQLTPPYSLFDNTDYASLDITNADDQQKMYRWIEYHKWKFNSKFFLPLASFGFGEDKTYTLVMMGRFDFGILGSYNQYKKSPFETFYVGGDGMTGSSYNYATETIALRGYENGALTPYGKEGYAYARLGAELHFPVLMQGSTIIYALAFAEAGNAWTEVKEVNPFKLKRSAGVGVRIFLPMIGLMGIDWGYGFDKALPTSAKISGSQLHFILGQEF; encoded by the coding sequence ATGCCAACACACTCTTGCCAAATATCATTCGGGAAAGTCGGCTTGCTGGTCGTGCTTCTCTTTTTCTTATTCCTTCCCACCCCTGCGGTGGCCCAACTCGCGGAGACGGGTGCTCCGGTCGATACGATTTACAATCCGGCCATCGACTATGGTGCCCTGCCCCGAAAATATGAGATAGCCGACATTACCGTGTCGGGAGCCACCGACAATTACGAAGATTTTGTCATCATCGGATATTCGGGCCTTTCGGTGGGCGATGTCATCGAGATTCCCGGCGAAGCCATCACCAATGCCGTTCAACGGTTTTGGAAACAGGGCCTCTTTTCCGACATTGCCATTTCGATAACCAAGGTGGCCGGCAACAAGGTGTGGCTCAACATTGCCCTGCAACAACGCCCCCGCATCTCGCAGGTCAACTACATCGGCATAAAAAAGTCGGAACGCGAAGAACTTGAACAACGCCTCGGCCTGATAAAAGGCAACCAGATTACCCCCAACCTCATCGACCGGGCCAAACTCCTCATCAAACGCTATTACGACGACAAGGGTTTCAAGAATGCCGAAGTCACCATCTATCAGAAAGATGACCTCTCGCACGAGAATCAGGTCATTGTCGACATCGACATCGACAAGAAAGAAAAAATCAAGGTACACAAGATCTATTTCACCGGCAATACGGTGCTGAGCGACCGCAAGCTGCACCGCACGATGAAAAAGACCAGTCAGCGCAAATATCTGCCCACGCTCTTCCGTCCCAAGAAGTTCGTGCCCGAACGTTATGCCGAGGACCTCGAACTCATTATCGGGAAGTACAACGAGCTGGGTTATCGCGATGCCGTGATACTCTCCGACAGTGTCGTGCCCTATGACGAAAAAACGGTCGACATCTACATCGATCTCGAAGAGGGCGACCAATACTTTATCCGCAACATCAACTGGGTGGGGAATACCGTCTACACGACCGACCAGCTCAACCGTGTCCTGCGACTCGAACCCGGTGACGTCTATAACCAGAAACTGCTCAAAGAGCGCACCGAGACCGACGAAGATGCCATATCGACCATCTATATGGACAACGGTTACCTCTTCTTCCAAATCACCCCCATAGAGAATAATGTCGTGAATGACTCCATCGACCTCGAACTTTCGATACTCGAAGGTCCACAGGCCACCATCAACAAGGTGACCATTACCGGTAACGACCGCCTCTATGAGCATGTCGTGCGTCGGGAGTTGCGTACGCTGCCGGGAGAACTCTTCAACCGTTCGGAGCTGATGCGTTCGATGCGTGAAATCATGCAGTCGGGGCATTTCAATCCCGAGACGATGGACGTGAAACCCGAGCCCAATTACGAGAACGGTACCGTAGACCTTACCTATGTGCTCGAATCGAAAGCCAACGATCAGGTCGAGCTCTCGGCCGGTTGGGGACAGACCGGTATCATCGGCCGGTTGAGTTTGAAGTTTACCAACTTCTCCATAAAGAACCTGCTCAACCCCAAGACCTATAAAGGCATCATACCGCAGGGCGACGGTCAGACCCTTACCCTCAGCGTGCAGACCAATGCCCGCTATTACCAGTCTTACAGCATGTCGTTCTTCGAGCCGTGGTTTGGCGGCAAACGCCCCAACTCGTTCAGCTTCTCGGTCTATTACAGTAAATCGACCGCGTTGAGTACCTCGTTCTACAACGACAACTATTACAGCTACTACGACTACCTCTACGGCTACAATTCGAGCGCATCGGATTATACCTATGCCATCGACCCCGACAAGTATATCAAACTCTTCGGCGTCTCGGTCGGCTTGGGACAGCGACTTACTTGGCCCGATGACTACTTCACCTTCTCGGCCGACCTCAGTTACCAGTTGTATAAGCTCAAAAACTGGGAGTACCTCTTCCGCATGCAGAACGGTACGTCGCACAGCATCACGTTGGGACTCACCTTGGCGCGTAACTCCATCGACAATCCCTACTACACGACCCGCGGTTCGCAGTTCTCCTTCTCGGTGCAACTCACGCCGCCCTATTCGCTCTTCGACAATACCGATTATGCGTCTCTCGATATTACCAACGCCGATGACCAGCAGAAGATGTACCGTTGGATTGAGTACCACAAGTGGAAGTTCAACAGCAAATTCTTCCTCCCCCTCGCATCGTTCGGTTTCGGAGAAGACAAAACCTATACGCTCGTGATGATGGGACGTTTCGATTTCGGAATCCTCGGTTCTTACAACCAATACAAGAAATCGCCCTTCGAGACCTTCTATGTGGGCGGTGACGGCATGACCGGGTCGTCCTACAACTATGCCACCGAGACGATAGCCCTGCGTGGTTATGAGAACGGAGCCCTCACTCCCTACGGAAAAGAGGGTTATGCCTACGCCCGTTTGGGTGCCGAGTTGCACTTCCCCGTGCTGATGCAAGGCTCTACCATCATTTATGCGTTGGCATTTGCCGAGGCGGGTAATGCCTGGACCGAGGTAAAAGAAGTCAATCCTTTCAAACTGAAACGCTCGGCCGGTGTGGGTGTGCGCATCTTCCTCCCGATGATAGGTCTCATGGGTATCGACTGGGGATATGGTTTCGACAAGGCTTTGCCCACGTCGGCCAAGATCAGCGGCAGCCAGCTCCACTTCATCTTGGGACAGGAGTTCTGA
- a CDS encoding OmpH family outer membrane protein, with the protein MKRIVLLVAVLAFGLVGANAQKFALIDMEYILKNIPAYEMANEQLKQISLRWEKEITDQAQKVEEMYKEYQSNAVFLTDAQKQQKEEEILAQDKATQDLRRKYFGPEGELYKKRESLMKPIQDDIYEAVKSISEGKGYQMVIDRASSANIIFASPRIDISNEVLTKLGYSK; encoded by the coding sequence ATGAAACGAATCGTTCTTTTAGTGGCTGTATTGGCTTTTGGCCTTGTCGGGGCCAATGCGCAAAAGTTTGCCCTCATCGACATGGAGTATATTCTCAAAAACATACCGGCCTATGAAATGGCCAATGAGCAGTTGAAGCAAATCTCCCTCCGTTGGGAAAAGGAGATTACCGACCAGGCTCAGAAAGTGGAAGAGATGTATAAGGAGTATCAGTCCAATGCCGTGTTCCTTACCGATGCCCAGAAGCAGCAGAAGGAAGAGGAGATACTGGCACAAGACAAGGCCACGCAGGATTTGCGCCGGAAGTATTTCGGCCCCGAAGGCGAGCTCTACAAGAAGCGTGAGAGTCTCATGAAACCCATACAAGACGACATCTATGAAGCCGTGAAATCGATTTCCGAAGGGAAGGGTTACCAGATGGTCATAGACCGGGCTTCGTCGGCAAACATTATTTTTGCCTCGCCGCGCATCGACATCAGCAACGAAGTACTGACGAAGTTGGGTTATTCCAAATAA
- the murI gene encoding glutamate racemase: protein MPTFLPDHRPGPIGIFDSGYGGLTILEKIRKVLPEYDYIYLGDNARAPYGTRSFEVVYEFTRQAVVKLFSMGCRLVILACNTASAKALRSIQQLDLPQIAPDRRVLGIIRPTAEIVGNVTRTGRVGVLATLGTIQSCSYTLEIKKLYPHIQIFGEACPMWVPLVENREYDTPGADYFIKKYIDELMAQDAHIDTVILACTHYPLLLHQIRRYLPEGVEPLVQGDIVAESLKDYLRRHPEMEQRCQRGGECTFYTTESPEKFSTLASIFLQKKVTVTRLTLE, encoded by the coding sequence ATGCCGACATTCCTGCCAGACCACCGTCCCGGACCTATCGGAATTTTCGATTCGGGCTACGGTGGTCTGACTATCTTGGAAAAAATCCGAAAAGTGCTGCCCGAGTATGATTACATCTACTTGGGCGACAATGCGCGGGCCCCTTATGGAACCCGTTCGTTCGAGGTCGTGTATGAGTTTACCCGCCAAGCCGTGGTCAAGCTCTTCTCCATGGGGTGCCGCCTGGTGATACTTGCCTGCAACACGGCATCGGCCAAGGCGTTGCGCTCGATACAGCAACTCGATTTGCCGCAGATTGCGCCCGACCGCCGCGTCTTGGGCATAATCCGCCCCACCGCCGAGATTGTGGGAAACGTCACCCGCACCGGCCGGGTGGGAGTCCTCGCCACGCTCGGCACCATACAGTCTTGCTCATATACCCTCGAAATCAAGAAACTCTACCCGCATATACAAATCTTCGGTGAAGCCTGCCCCATGTGGGTGCCCTTGGTCGAGAACCGCGAATACGACACGCCGGGAGCCGACTATTTCATCAAGAAATACATCGACGAACTCATGGCCCAAGATGCGCACATCGATACCGTGATACTTGCCTGCACCCATTACCCGCTCCTGCTTCACCAGATACGCCGTTATCTGCCCGAGGGAGTCGAGCCGCTGGTTCAGGGCGATATTGTGGCCGAGAGTCTCAAAGACTACCTGCGACGCCACCCCGAGATGGAACAACGTTGCCAGCGAGGAGGAGAATGCACGTTCTACACCACCGAGTCGCCCGAGAAATTTTCGACCCTTGCCTCGATATTTTTACAGAAAAAAGTGACGGTAACCCGTCTTACCCTCGAATAA
- a CDS encoding SUF system Fe-S cluster assembly protein: MSHTLEIEERIVKMLRTVYDPEIPVNVYDLGLIYKVDVDDDAHVVIDMTLTAPNCPAADFIVEDVKQKIESVEGVASAQINLVFEPEWNKDMMSEEAKLELGFL, translated from the coding sequence ATGTCACACACCCTCGAAATCGAAGAGCGCATCGTGAAGATGTTGCGCACCGTATATGATCCCGAAATCCCGGTCAATGTCTACGACCTCGGCCTCATCTACAAAGTCGATGTCGATGATGACGCCCATGTCGTCATCGATATGACCCTCACGGCTCCCAACTGTCCCGCGGCCGACTTTATCGTCGAAGACGTAAAACAGAAAATCGAAAGTGTCGAAGGGGTCGCTTCGGCACAAATCAACCTTGTCTTCGAACCCGAGTGGAACAAGGACATGATGAGCGAAGAGGCCAAACTCGAACTTGGTTTCCTCTGA
- a CDS encoding isoprenyl transferase — translation MSLKDSIDKNRLPRHIAIIMDGNGRWAKERGKDRSYGHRQGVESVRTITRAAGNLGIEYLTLYTFSTENWSRPQEEVDALMALMVMAIEQETPDLMKNNVRLTAIGDLDRMPAEVRERLDRCMQQTAANTGLTLVLALSYSARWELVRAARELAARVAQGRLQPEQIDEAMLSSALTTRAIPDPDLLIRTGGECRISNFLLWQAAYAELYFTPQYWPDFDEESLYKAICDYQSRERRFGKISEQL, via the coding sequence ATGTCGCTCAAAGACAGCATAGATAAAAACCGCCTGCCCCGCCATATCGCCATCATCATGGACGGTAACGGCCGCTGGGCCAAGGAACGCGGGAAAGATCGCTCTTACGGCCATCGCCAGGGCGTAGAGTCGGTGCGTACCATAACCCGGGCTGCCGGGAACCTGGGAATCGAATATCTCACCCTCTATACCTTCTCGACCGAGAACTGGTCGCGTCCGCAGGAGGAGGTCGATGCCCTCATGGCCCTCATGGTCATGGCCATCGAGCAGGAGACGCCCGACCTGATGAAAAACAACGTGCGCCTCACGGCCATCGGCGACCTCGACCGCATGCCCGCCGAGGTGCGGGAGCGTCTCGACCGGTGTATGCAGCAGACGGCCGCCAATACGGGCCTCACGCTGGTGTTGGCCCTGAGTTACTCGGCGCGGTGGGAGTTGGTGCGTGCCGCCCGGGAGTTGGCCGCGCGTGTGGCCCAAGGCCGGTTGCAGCCGGAGCAAATCGACGAGGCGATGCTCTCGTCGGCCCTGACGACCCGTGCGATTCCCGACCCCGACCTGTTGATACGCACCGGGGGGGAGTGCCGCATCAGCAATTTCCTTTTGTGGCAGGCTGCCTATGCCGAGCTCTATTTCACCCCCCAGTATTGGCCCGACTTCGACGAGGAGAGCCTCTACAAAGCCATTTGTGATTATCAGTCGCGCGAACGCCGCTTCGGAAAAATCAGTGAACAATTATGA
- a CDS encoding OmpH family outer membrane protein yields the protein MKKLFILAFLALPLSLAAQNLKFGTVNTVDVFNLMPEKATAEKQLEDLSKQYENEFMKMQEEFTNKYKDFVNSQDSMPENIKQRRMQEIQEIQQRIQNFREVATGDLEEQQAKLLAPLQEKISNAVKAVGQENGFTFIFDMSIPSVLYAGGQAIDATPLVKAKLGLQ from the coding sequence ATTAAGAAACTTTTTATTCTTGCTTTCCTGGCATTGCCTTTGAGCCTTGCCGCCCAAAACCTTAAATTCGGAACCGTAAACACCGTCGATGTATTCAACCTCATGCCCGAGAAAGCCACGGCCGAGAAACAACTCGAAGACCTCTCGAAGCAATACGAGAACGAATTCATGAAGATGCAGGAAGAGTTTACCAACAAGTACAAGGACTTCGTCAACAGCCAAGATTCCATGCCCGAGAACATCAAGCAACGTCGCATGCAGGAAATTCAGGAAATACAACAACGCATTCAGAATTTCCGCGAAGTGGCTACCGGTGACCTCGAAGAGCAACAGGCCAAACTCTTGGCTCCCCTGCAAGAGAAAATCTCCAATGCCGTGAAGGCTGTCGGCCAGGAAAACGGCTTCACCTTCATCTTCGACATGAGCATTCCTTCGGTGCTTTATGCCGGAGGCCAAGCCATTGATGCGACGCCCCTGGTGAAAGCAAAATTGGGATTGCAATAA
- the ribD gene encoding bifunctional diaminohydroxyphosphoribosylaminopyrimidine deaminase/5-amino-6-(5-phosphoribosylamino)uracil reductase RibD yields the protein MENRENDMQYMRRCLQLAACGRGRVSPNPMVGAVIVCDGKIVGEGYHRQFGGPHAEVNAVASVRDPECLSRSTLYVSLEPCSHYGKTPPCSRLIIEKKIPRVVVGCLDPFPSVSGRGVAMLREAGVEVVTGMLEAECRALNAAFMTAHERQRPYVVLKWAQSRDGFIDRRRRPEEAPCRFSDAQTSLFVHRLRAGCDAILVGARTAWLDNPTLTLRLWPGRRSPLRVVLGKNIALPPSSPLLTDGLPTELVTGSEPDASLLPPNVHYSVLDFSQPVVPQLLASLYREGVTSLLVEGGAATLQSFIDAGLWNEAHVETAPFDLDDGVRAPRLVSAALSGVTEYGSRRVEHYVRSENLS from the coding sequence ATGGAAAATCGGGAGAATGATATGCAATATATGCGGCGTTGTCTGCAACTGGCCGCCTGCGGCCGTGGGCGGGTGTCGCCCAACCCCATGGTGGGTGCGGTCATCGTGTGTGACGGGAAAATCGTGGGAGAAGGGTATCACCGGCAATTCGGCGGGCCCCATGCCGAGGTCAATGCCGTGGCATCGGTGCGTGACCCCGAGTGCCTCTCCCGCTCCACACTCTATGTCTCGCTCGAACCCTGCTCCCATTATGGCAAGACGCCGCCGTGCAGCCGGCTGATCATCGAGAAGAAAATACCCCGTGTCGTCGTGGGGTGTCTCGACCCGTTCCCCTCGGTTTCGGGTCGGGGGGTCGCCATGTTGCGGGAAGCCGGTGTGGAGGTCGTCACCGGGATGCTCGAAGCCGAATGCCGGGCTTTGAATGCCGCGTTTATGACGGCCCATGAGCGGCAGCGGCCCTATGTCGTCTTGAAGTGGGCGCAGAGCCGCGACGGTTTTATCGACCGCCGCCGCCGACCCGAGGAGGCTCCGTGTCGCTTCTCCGACGCGCAGACTTCGCTCTTCGTCCATCGTCTGCGGGCCGGGTGCGATGCCATATTGGTGGGCGCACGCACAGCGTGGCTCGATAACCCCACACTCACTTTGCGGCTGTGGCCGGGACGTCGTTCCCCGCTGCGGGTCGTCCTGGGAAAAAATATCGCACTACCACCCTCATCGCCGCTGCTCACCGACGGCCTGCCTACCGAGCTGGTGACCGGTTCTGAGCCTGATGCCTCCTTGCTGCCCCCGAATGTGCATTATTCGGTGCTCGATTTTTCACAGCCCGTCGTTCCTCAACTGTTGGCGTCGCTTTATCGCGAGGGGGTTACCTCCTTGTTGGTGGAGGGCGGTGCCGCCACCTTGCAATCGTTTATCGATGCCGGTCTTTGGAACGAGGCTCATGTCGAGACGGCACCCTTTGATTTGGACGACGGAGTGCGGGCGCCCCGGCTTGTCTCGGCAGCCCTTTCGGGTGTCACGGAATATGGCTCTCGCAGGGTCGAGCACTATGTGCGGTCCGAAAATTTGTCATAA